A single Zonotrichia albicollis isolate bZonAlb1 chromosome 28, bZonAlb1.hap1, whole genome shotgun sequence DNA region contains:
- the YOD1 gene encoding ubiquitin thioesterase OTU1, giving the protein MLRLRCKARSGSHALPGLSPHSRLRDMQAALAALTGVPAPAQRLLLGFPPRSLDLSDGERRLGELGIHSGDTLIVEEDTSKPEPGSPVVAKKAMSQPVREAVPVLVRRVVPADNSCLFTSVFYVVEGGVYDPGCAPEMRNLIAQIVASDPESYCEAVLGKTNREYCDWIRREETWGGAIEVSILSKFYQCEICVVDTQTVRIDRFGEDAGYSKRVLLIYDGIHYDPLERRLPSSDLPPQTIFPSSDDVVLAQALELADEARRKRQFTDVNRFALRCMVCQKGLTGQLEAREHARETGHTNFGEV; this is encoded by the exons ATGCTGCGGCTGCGCTGCAAGGCCCGGAGCGGCTCGCACGCGCTGCCGGGGCTGTCGCCGCACTCCCGCCTCCGCGACATGCAGGCCGCGCTCGCCGCGCTCACCGGAGTGCCCGCGCCCGCCCAGCGCCTCCTGCTCGGCTTCCCGCCGCGCAGCCTCGACCTCAGCGACGGCGAGCGGCGGCTGGGCGAGCTCGGCATCCACTCGG GTGACACTCTGATAGTGGAAGAGGACACATCCAAACCCGAGCCCGGCTCGCCGGTGGTGGCCAAAAAAGCGATGTCCCAGCCTGTGAGGGAAGCCGTGCCCGTGCTGGTCCGGAGGGTGGTGCCAGCAGACAATTCCTGCCTGTTCACCAGCGTGTTCTACGTGGTGGAGGGCGGCGTGTACGACCCCGGCTGCGCGCCTGAGATGCGCAACCTCATTGCGCAGATCGTGGCCAGCGACCCCGAGTCGTACTGCGAGGCCGTGCTGGGCAAAACCAACCGGGAATACTGTGACTGGATCCGCAGGGAGGAGACCTGGGGAGGAGCCATCGAGGTCTCCATCCTCTCCAAGTTCTACCAGTGCGAGATCTGCGTGGTGGACACGCAGACCGTGCGCATCGACCGCTTCGGCGAGGACGCCGGCTACAGCAAGCGCGTGCTGCTCATCTACGACGGCATCCACTACGACCCGCTGGAGCGCCGCCTGCCCTCCTCGGACCTTCCTCCCCAGACCATCTTCCCCAGCAGCGATGACGTGGtgctggcccaggctctggagcTGGCGGATGAAGCGCGCAGGAAGAGGCAGTTCACGGATGTGAATCGCTTCGCCCTGCGCTGCATGGTGTGCCAGAAGGGACTGACGGGGCAGCTGGAGGCCAGGGAGCACGCCAGGGAGACCGGACACACCAACTTTGGGGAGGTGTGA